The Bombus fervidus isolate BK054 chromosome 8, iyBomFerv1, whole genome shotgun sequence genome window below encodes:
- the LOC139990101 gene encoding hexuronate transporter isoform X2, translating to MLSTATQKLQFLYKPYALAIVSVGYVLGELGHYLIGVTSKATAEDLHYGDISCQLNTTALAIVDLPIQCEMAKNESLVRLLTICTLVFSIAIVLMGAVKKYWQLVILRMVLAAGEAGCNPLATGLLSDWFPEEQRGLVMSIFNWGIYGGYGIAFPVGRYIPGLNIGDLGWRACYYGAGIIGLIMAALTFTLSEPQRKTIGEEETNTDGKKVPVWKVILQPRIIVLCLAASIRHCGGMCFAYNCDLYYRDYFPDYDLGWWLFAVTIVIGSIGVVVGGVISDKFVAKMGIRSRVAVLAISQIIATPFAFGSVYFNPLWAMITLGISYFFAEMWFGIVFAVVVEIVPLHLRSTTIGAFLFVMNNIGGNLPILVEPTRMAIGFRESLYIYYAGFYGISSIMFFLTMFLMDGAKKEESKTEISRKPEFGHDNNTFTNDEGRVPTLELPRLYPSPLHRFENSRL from the exons ATGCTGAGCACAGCGACTCAGAAATTGCAGTTCTTGTACAAGCCGTACGCGTTGGCCATTGTTTCAGTCGGATACGTACTTGGGGAGCTAGGTCACTATTTAATTG GTGTCACGAGCAAGGCGACAGCAGAGGATTTGCACTATGGCGACATTTCCTGtcaattaaatacaactgCGTTAGCCATCGTGGATTTACCAATCCAGTGTGAAATGGCCAAAAATGAAAGTTT agTAAGACTACTAACGATATGCACGTTGGTGTTCAGTATCGCCATAGTTCTAATGGGAGCAGTTAAGAAATATTGGCAACTAGTCATTCTACGTATGGTACTAGCGGCAGG agAGGCGGGATGCAACCCCTTGGCCACGGGTTTACTCTCCGATTGGTTCCCAGAGGAACAACGAGGGCTCGTTATGTCAATCTTCAATTGGGGCATCTACGGAGGCTACGGTATCGCTTTCCCCGTTGGTCGTTACATTCCAGGACTAAATATCGGAGATTTG GGATGGAGAGCGTGTTACTATGGAGCTGGTATAATCGGACTGATTATGGCTGCTCTTACTTTTACTCTTTCCGAACCACAACGAAAAACAATCGGCGAGGAGGAAACGAATACCGATGGAAAGAAAGTGCCAGTTTGGAAAGTAATCCTACAACCgaggattatagtattatgCTTGGCTGCCAGCATCAGACATTGCG GTGGAATGTGCTTCGCTTACAATTGCGACCTCTATTACAGAGATTACTTCCCCGACTACGATCTAGGCTGGTGGCTGTTCGCGGTGACTATAGTGATCGGTAGCATCGGTGTTGTGGTCGGTGGAGTAATTAGCGATAAATTTGTTGCGAAAATGGGTATTAGATCGCGAGTTGCTGTCTTGGCCATCAGCCAAATAATTGCTACACCGTTTGCATTTGGCTCGGTATACTTCAATCCTTTATGGGCTATGATCACGCTtggtatttcatatttctttg CCGAAATGTGGTTTGGAATCGTGTTTGCAGTGGTCGTAGAAATAGTTCCTCTGCACCTCAGGTCAACTACTATTGGTGCCTTTTTGTTCGTGATGAACAATATCGGTGGAAATTTACCAATACTGGTCGAACCAACCAGAATGGCCATCGGATTTCGAGAAtctctttatatttattatgccGGTTTCTATGGTATTA GTTCTATTATGTTCTTCCTAACCATGTTCTTGATGGACGGAGCCAAGAAGGAAGAATCGAAAACTGAAATTAGCAGGAAACCAGAATTTGGACATGACAATAATACCTTCACTAACGACGAAGGACGAGTACCAACTTTAGAACTTCCTCGATTATATCCATCACCCCTACATCGATTCGAAAATTCTAGGTTATAG
- the LOC139990101 gene encoding hexuronate transporter isoform X1, which yields MLSTATQKLQFLYKPYALAIVSVGYVLGELGHYLIGVTSKATAEDLHYGDISCQLNTTALAIVDLPIQCEMAKNESFCVSLELNGSRYCEWNYNGLGLDYQILAGPSFIAVFTIVGVILGIAADKYNRVRLLTICTLVFSIAIVLMGAVKKYWQLVILRMVLAAGEAGCNPLATGLLSDWFPEEQRGLVMSIFNWGIYGGYGIAFPVGRYIPGLNIGDLGWRACYYGAGIIGLIMAALTFTLSEPQRKTIGEEETNTDGKKVPVWKVILQPRIIVLCLAASIRHCGGMCFAYNCDLYYRDYFPDYDLGWWLFAVTIVIGSIGVVVGGVISDKFVAKMGIRSRVAVLAISQIIATPFAFGSVYFNPLWAMITLGISYFFAEMWFGIVFAVVVEIVPLHLRSTTIGAFLFVMNNIGGNLPILVEPTRMAIGFRESLYIYYAGFYGISSIMFFLTMFLMDGAKKEESKTEISRKPEFGHDNNTFTNDEGRVPTLELPRLYPSPLHRFENSRL from the exons ATGCTGAGCACAGCGACTCAGAAATTGCAGTTCTTGTACAAGCCGTACGCGTTGGCCATTGTTTCAGTCGGATACGTACTTGGGGAGCTAGGTCACTATTTAATTG GTGTCACGAGCAAGGCGACAGCAGAGGATTTGCACTATGGCGACATTTCCTGtcaattaaatacaactgCGTTAGCCATCGTGGATTTACCAATCCAGTGTGAAATGGCCAAAAATGAAAGTTT TTGCGTGTCCCTGGAATTGAACGGGTCCCGCTATTGCGAATGGAACTACAACGGCCTTGGTCTCGACTATCAAATCCTAGCAGGGCCGAGTTTCATCGCCGTGTTCACGATCGTTGGCGTTATTCTAGGTATCGCAGCTGACAAGTACAACAG agTAAGACTACTAACGATATGCACGTTGGTGTTCAGTATCGCCATAGTTCTAATGGGAGCAGTTAAGAAATATTGGCAACTAGTCATTCTACGTATGGTACTAGCGGCAGG agAGGCGGGATGCAACCCCTTGGCCACGGGTTTACTCTCCGATTGGTTCCCAGAGGAACAACGAGGGCTCGTTATGTCAATCTTCAATTGGGGCATCTACGGAGGCTACGGTATCGCTTTCCCCGTTGGTCGTTACATTCCAGGACTAAATATCGGAGATTTG GGATGGAGAGCGTGTTACTATGGAGCTGGTATAATCGGACTGATTATGGCTGCTCTTACTTTTACTCTTTCCGAACCACAACGAAAAACAATCGGCGAGGAGGAAACGAATACCGATGGAAAGAAAGTGCCAGTTTGGAAAGTAATCCTACAACCgaggattatagtattatgCTTGGCTGCCAGCATCAGACATTGCG GTGGAATGTGCTTCGCTTACAATTGCGACCTCTATTACAGAGATTACTTCCCCGACTACGATCTAGGCTGGTGGCTGTTCGCGGTGACTATAGTGATCGGTAGCATCGGTGTTGTGGTCGGTGGAGTAATTAGCGATAAATTTGTTGCGAAAATGGGTATTAGATCGCGAGTTGCTGTCTTGGCCATCAGCCAAATAATTGCTACACCGTTTGCATTTGGCTCGGTATACTTCAATCCTTTATGGGCTATGATCACGCTtggtatttcatatttctttg CCGAAATGTGGTTTGGAATCGTGTTTGCAGTGGTCGTAGAAATAGTTCCTCTGCACCTCAGGTCAACTACTATTGGTGCCTTTTTGTTCGTGATGAACAATATCGGTGGAAATTTACCAATACTGGTCGAACCAACCAGAATGGCCATCGGATTTCGAGAAtctctttatatttattatgccGGTTTCTATGGTATTA GTTCTATTATGTTCTTCCTAACCATGTTCTTGATGGACGGAGCCAAGAAGGAAGAATCGAAAACTGAAATTAGCAGGAAACCAGAATTTGGACATGACAATAATACCTTCACTAACGACGAAGGACGAGTACCAACTTTAGAACTTCCTCGATTATATCCATCACCCCTACATCGATTCGAAAATTCTAGGTTATAG
- the LOC139990101 gene encoding hexuronate transporter isoform X3: MAKNESFCVSLELNGSRYCEWNYNGLGLDYQILAGPSFIAVFTIVGVILGIAADKYNRVRLLTICTLVFSIAIVLMGAVKKYWQLVILRMVLAAGEAGCNPLATGLLSDWFPEEQRGLVMSIFNWGIYGGYGIAFPVGRYIPGLNIGDLGWRACYYGAGIIGLIMAALTFTLSEPQRKTIGEEETNTDGKKVPVWKVILQPRIIVLCLAASIRHCGGMCFAYNCDLYYRDYFPDYDLGWWLFAVTIVIGSIGVVVGGVISDKFVAKMGIRSRVAVLAISQIIATPFAFGSVYFNPLWAMITLGISYFFAEMWFGIVFAVVVEIVPLHLRSTTIGAFLFVMNNIGGNLPILVEPTRMAIGFRESLYIYYAGFYGISSIMFFLTMFLMDGAKKEESKTEISRKPEFGHDNNTFTNDEGRVPTLELPRLYPSPLHRFENSRL; encoded by the exons ATGGCCAAAAATGAAAGTTT TTGCGTGTCCCTGGAATTGAACGGGTCCCGCTATTGCGAATGGAACTACAACGGCCTTGGTCTCGACTATCAAATCCTAGCAGGGCCGAGTTTCATCGCCGTGTTCACGATCGTTGGCGTTATTCTAGGTATCGCAGCTGACAAGTACAACAG agTAAGACTACTAACGATATGCACGTTGGTGTTCAGTATCGCCATAGTTCTAATGGGAGCAGTTAAGAAATATTGGCAACTAGTCATTCTACGTATGGTACTAGCGGCAGG agAGGCGGGATGCAACCCCTTGGCCACGGGTTTACTCTCCGATTGGTTCCCAGAGGAACAACGAGGGCTCGTTATGTCAATCTTCAATTGGGGCATCTACGGAGGCTACGGTATCGCTTTCCCCGTTGGTCGTTACATTCCAGGACTAAATATCGGAGATTTG GGATGGAGAGCGTGTTACTATGGAGCTGGTATAATCGGACTGATTATGGCTGCTCTTACTTTTACTCTTTCCGAACCACAACGAAAAACAATCGGCGAGGAGGAAACGAATACCGATGGAAAGAAAGTGCCAGTTTGGAAAGTAATCCTACAACCgaggattatagtattatgCTTGGCTGCCAGCATCAGACATTGCG GTGGAATGTGCTTCGCTTACAATTGCGACCTCTATTACAGAGATTACTTCCCCGACTACGATCTAGGCTGGTGGCTGTTCGCGGTGACTATAGTGATCGGTAGCATCGGTGTTGTGGTCGGTGGAGTAATTAGCGATAAATTTGTTGCGAAAATGGGTATTAGATCGCGAGTTGCTGTCTTGGCCATCAGCCAAATAATTGCTACACCGTTTGCATTTGGCTCGGTATACTTCAATCCTTTATGGGCTATGATCACGCTtggtatttcatatttctttg CCGAAATGTGGTTTGGAATCGTGTTTGCAGTGGTCGTAGAAATAGTTCCTCTGCACCTCAGGTCAACTACTATTGGTGCCTTTTTGTTCGTGATGAACAATATCGGTGGAAATTTACCAATACTGGTCGAACCAACCAGAATGGCCATCGGATTTCGAGAAtctctttatatttattatgccGGTTTCTATGGTATTA GTTCTATTATGTTCTTCCTAACCATGTTCTTGATGGACGGAGCCAAGAAGGAAGAATCGAAAACTGAAATTAGCAGGAAACCAGAATTTGGACATGACAATAATACCTTCACTAACGACGAAGGACGAGTACCAACTTTAGAACTTCCTCGATTATATCCATCACCCCTACATCGATTCGAAAATTCTAGGTTATAG